The window TATTTCTGTTTCTTTCATCTGATTTTTTCTAAGATTTTTGAGTAACATTCCCTCTTCACTAAAACTAAATATATCATTACCTATTATATAATGATCTGTAAGTTGTTTTTCAAGAAGAATAGAAAGATCTTCTATTGCTTCTGTTAAGCTTATATCTTGTTTAGATGGCCTAACATTTCCTGATGGGTGATTATGGATCAATTGAATACCTTTTATATCTTCTCTTAATAACGTTGAAGTTACTATTCTTAAATCAACTTGAGATTTATCTATTTGTCCTACAAAAGGATTTATAATATCTTTAATATTATTATTTTGATCGTATAATATTACCCCTAATTGTTCTTGTGAAAGGCCGCCATAAGTTTTAATTAAAGTATTTTTAACTTCTTCTCTATTCTCAATTAAATTAAGTCCTTTTAATTCCTGTTTAGCAATATGATTTGCAAACTCTCTATATTCTTCATCATAAGAAAAGTTTTTAATTTCTTTTGAAAAATAATTTTTATTACTAGGACTAGGAGAAAAATCAGCAAAATAAATATAATCATCATAAATAATTTTATTATCTCCAGTTATAACTTGTCCTGTAAGTTTACTATATCCAATATCTTCTAGTTTATCTGTAATATATTCTAAATCTTTAAATGGTTCAGTATAAGAAATTTTTCTTAATTCAGTAGATTTAAGATCAGGAAGATTAGCAGTTAATATAAATTTTGTAGCAGAAGTGTCATAAGTATCTTTGATAACATCTTTAATAGTGTAGTCATTAATATCAAAATTTTTACATGTTCTAATTTTCCCTGAATTATTTACCATAATAACTTGTATTTCATTTTTATTTGGAGGGTATGCGTTAATAAATTCAAGAAGTTCTTTTTCTATATTTACAGACACTTGTAATTCTCTATTTTTTAAAAACTCAAAATAAGCTGATAATTCTTGAACTTCATTATTTCTATATTTTTGATAAAGTTCTTCTTTAGACTCACAATCAAAATATTTATAAAAACTATTCTTCATGCTTCATCACTTCATTTGCATAAGCTATGAACTCTTGGTATTCTTGAACAATAGAATTATTTTTATTTTCAGGATCATTTAAAAAATCATATAATTCATCAAAAGATTTTAAGTTTAGATCTTCCATTAATTTTTTTAAACCATTATTCATAAAATATACCTCCTATTTCTTTAGATATTTATAAATTAATATTAGAAATATAAAAATTAATATACTGATATGTCCAGTAATTATAATAAAAAAAGTTATTGTTTTAAAAGTGTAGAAGCTACTTTTTCATCTATAATAAATTCTTCCCCCGAAAAATCGTTATAATCTCCTGTTTCATCAACTAAAAGGCCTAATTCATCAGCTATTTCATCAGGAGTTTTTCCAGTAAAAGGATTTCCTAAATATAAACCATTACTATATTGTACTTTTTCGATTTCGTTTCCTAATCTATCATATCTTGTAACCCAACCATCTATACCTAAAGCGTTTTTCATTCCTTTTTCTTTAATTGTTACTCCATCTTCGTAGTAAGCAATATATTCAATAGGGTAAGATATATCTTGATTCTCTTGCTTGATTTTTTGACTTTCTAGCTTGATTTCTTTTTTTTCTTCTTTAATTTCTTGATTTTTTTCAAATAAAAAACTAAATATTTTTTTTATCATTTTTTTTCTCTCCTTTTTTTAAAAAGTATAATTTTCCTTTTACATTACAATCATTAATATAATTTTGATCTTTTTTATGTAAACTATAACAATATCCGGTAATAATATCAAGATTAATATTTATCAAATTTGCTATTTCAAATAAAGCACCAATTCCAATTAATTTATGATTTCTTGCTTTTTTTTCTTCTGTAGTTAGAGTAATGACAGTTTCCTTATCATGTT of the Fusobacterium necrogenes genome contains:
- a CDS encoding zincin-like metallopeptidase domain-containing protein; the protein is MKNSFYKYFDCESKEELYQKYRNNEVQELSAYFEFLKNRELQVSVNIEKELLEFINAYPPNKNEIQVIMVNNSGKIRTCKNFDINDYTIKDVIKDTYDTSATKFILTANLPDLKSTELRKISYTEPFKDLEYITDKLEDIGYSKLTGQVITGDNKIIYDDYIYFADFSPSPSNKNYFSKEIKNFSYDEEYREFANHIAKQELKGLNLIENREEVKNTLIKTYGGLSQEQLGVILYDQNNNIKDIINPFVGQIDKSQVDLRIVTSTLLREDIKGIQLIHNHPSGNVRPSKQDISLTEAIEDLSILLEKQLTDHYIIGNDIFSFSEEGMLLKNLRKNQMKETEISEESIKFKRETYKQADIKDKFKESRKQFVEEVIKSLENNKIPWEKSWENPSYNPTTGARYKGGNSIKLSLEAVKHNYKDPRWVTFLQAKEQGWKIKKGAKSVTLEVFKYYDTSTKKDLDIDFIKTLSKEEKRQYLKTNVKTFCKTFNVFNAEQIEGIPPLEEKKRSVNYNKIKLIEQNCGVPITFGGDMAFYSVTDDKICMPPRESFKSANSYYATMLHEIAHSTGHPSRLNRPLNNKFGTKDYAYEELIAEFSSVFIGQEKGLKYNFENNKAYIQSWVQLLKNDPNVLFRAAAQAEKVTDRVLGYEKVISKELGKEKVKEKSKDKKAQLSMAL